From Apilactobacillus bombintestini:
ACATAAAGCTAAAAGATGAGGGAAATATGAAATTTAAAACTAAAGAAGCGGTTCATAAACGCGCCCAACAAATCGAAAATATTAAGCAAAAAGATTTAATAAAACAATTACATCTCCATATTAAAGGTAATAAAAATGCCATGGGAGATATTTTTGAGGCATGGTTCGGCAAACTCAAAGATTCATCTAGTAAGCCTGATTTAGGGGTTGCTGAATTAAAAGCTACTCCTTTTAAACGTCTAAAAAATAACAGCATTAGTGCTAAAGAAAGATTAGTACTAAATATAATTAATTATGACAAAATAGACACCGAAACTTTTGCTGATAGTCATTTACTACAAAAGAATAAAGTTTTAGAATTAGCCTTTTATGAATATAACAATAATATCCCTAAAGATGATTGGTATTTCGCCAAGTGCGTTACTTATGAAATGCTAAAAGACAAAAAAGATATTAAAATCATTCAAAAAGATTGGGAAACTATTCAATCATATGTAAAAAATGGCCATGCCGAAGACATTAATGAGGGCTTAACCAACTACCTTGCAGCATGTACTAAAGGTAAAAATAAACACTCTTTAAGAAGTCAGCCCCACTCCGATGTTATGGCTAAACAACGCGCTTTTTCTTTTAAAGGTAGTTTTATGACTACATTACTTAGAAACTATATTTTTGGTAACCAACATTCTAACGCCATTATTAAGGATGCCGATGAATTAAATAACAAAACATTAGAAGAAGCTGTGTATGATAGATTCAAACCTTATATAGGTAGAAAAGTAGAAGATATCATTGATGAACTAAATATTCCGGTCAAAAAAACATCTACTATTGGTAAGTATAACGTTATGATAGTAAATAAAATTTTAGGAATCCGTGGTAAAAGAACCATCAATGCTGATGAATTTGAAAAAGCATCTATTGTTCCCAAAACCATCCAATTTAATTATCAAAATAACAACAAAGAAAGTATGTCCTTACCACCTTTTAAATTCAAAGACTTGGTTAAAGAAAACTGGGAAGATGAAGATGGCAACCCCGCTGCTACTTTAAACACTTATTTTACTGAAAGTAAATTTTTGTTTGTGGTATTTAAGTCTGATCAAGACGGTACTAACTATCTACAGGGAGTTAAATTCTTTAAAGTTCCTGCTAAGGATAAGAATGGAATTATAAAACAGGCTTGGCAACAAACTATTAATACTCTTAACGAAGGTGTACAACTAACTTACGATACAAATCGTAGAAGAGTATCCAACAACCTTATTTCATCTAAGGATAGAATGATTATTCATGTACGTCCCCATGCATCCCATAGCAGTTATGTGGATAATGCTGATTCTAATCCATTACCTGCACCTGCTCATTGGATTAATAAACCAGAAGGATTTTCTGATAATTTTATGACTACTCAATCTTTCTGGATTAATAATGAATATATTAAAGAAGCTGTAAAAGATTTACTATAAAACAAAAAGGTCGACAAACTTCGTCGGCTTTTTTAGTGCTTTTTTAAAACTATATATTCATCATTATTTGTTTGATAAATATCATTATAAAAAATAAAACTATCTACTATGTCGATTACTTCAGAATTATTTTCTACACCAAAGGCATCATAATCTTCTTGTGGTTGATACATGTTTTTATATGAAGTTAAATTTTCAAGCATAATGTTATATGCGGCAATTGATAATTTCCAATCATAATTAGAAAACTTTATTTTATATAAACTATTATCATATCTCCGCAAATCTTCTTTATAAGATTCAAAAGCTATATTAGAAACATTTTTCATAACATTCTTTCCTAAAAAAGACGTCCCTACACCAAATTAATGGCATAGGGACGGAGCTTTACAGGAATTCCAAATGGAATCCTTTACTATAGTTTCCTTTTAAAATCAGCTAAAACTTAAAAGAAATACCTTATACATTTATATTAACATACCATTTAACTATGTCAAATTATATTGTAAAATTAATAGTATTATTATTTTTAATTGCAAAGGAGAAGACCATGAATTATATTTTAGGTTTAGATATTGGTATTACATCAATTGGATATGCCATTATGCGACTAGATGAAAATAACAATCCTGATAAAATTGTTTTTCTGGATTCTATCATTTTTCCTATCGCAGAAAATGAAAAAGGTAAATCCTATGCTAGTAAGCGTGGTGAACTAAGACGTGTTAGAAGAATTGGAAGAAGAAGAAAATTCAGAAAACATCGTATTAAA
This genomic window contains:
- a CDS encoding Sau3AI family type II restriction endonuclease; this encodes MKFKTKEAVHKRAQQIENIKQKDLIKQLHLHIKGNKNAMGDIFEAWFGKLKDSSSKPDLGVAELKATPFKRLKNNSISAKERLVLNIINYDKIDTETFADSHLLQKNKVLELAFYEYNNNIPKDDWYFAKCVTYEMLKDKKDIKIIQKDWETIQSYVKNGHAEDINEGLTNYLAACTKGKNKHSLRSQPHSDVMAKQRAFSFKGSFMTTLLRNYIFGNQHSNAIIKDADELNNKTLEEAVYDRFKPYIGRKVEDIIDELNIPVKKTSTIGKYNVMIVNKILGIRGKRTINADEFEKASIVPKTIQFNYQNNNKESMSLPPFKFKDLVKENWEDEDGNPAATLNTYFTESKFLFVVFKSDQDGTNYLQGVKFFKVPAKDKNGIIKQAWQQTINTLNEGVQLTYDTNRRRVSNNLISSKDRMIIHVRPHASHSSYVDNADSNPLPAPAHWINKPEGFSDNFMTTQSFWINNEYIKEAVKDLL